A stretch of the Massilia sp. W12 genome encodes the following:
- a CDS encoding DNA cytosine methyltransferase codes for MSKQSQRQHRPGCLEFFAGSGLVSYALRDYFEVKWANDICAKKGEVYRANHGAQHFHLGSIANVRGADLPPAALSWASFPCQDLSLAGNTAGIHASRSGLVWEWLRVLDEMPLRPAVLTAENVAGLVSANQGAHYRALHHALQARGYRAGALLLDAVRWLPQSRPRVFVIALRADIAPPPELCAAGPQWPHPAPIQQAAAGLQDWIWWRLPAPPARTQDLADLIEWDAPCQQGAGAAHDLSLIAPAHKARLQSLGDCVAPGYKRTRNGRQVLELRFDGVAGCLRTPGGGSSRQYLVLQKQGRLHSRLLTARETARLMGAPEHYQLPGSYNAAYKAMGDAVAAPVAAWLAQHLLLPLARLHEA; via the coding sequence ATGAGTAAGCAATCACAGCGCCAGCACCGTCCGGGCTGTCTGGAATTTTTTGCCGGCAGCGGCCTGGTCAGCTATGCCCTGCGCGATTATTTTGAGGTGAAATGGGCGAATGACATCTGCGCCAAAAAAGGCGAAGTGTATCGCGCCAATCATGGCGCACAGCATTTTCATCTGGGCAGCATTGCCAATGTGCGCGGCGCTGATTTACCGCCTGCCGCCCTGTCATGGGCCAGCTTCCCTTGTCAAGACTTATCCCTGGCTGGCAATACCGCCGGCATCCACGCCAGCCGCAGCGGTCTGGTGTGGGAGTGGTTAAGGGTGCTGGATGAAATGCCGCTGCGCCCGGCTGTGCTGACGGCGGAAAATGTGGCTGGCCTGGTTTCGGCCAATCAAGGCGCGCATTACCGCGCCCTGCACCACGCCCTGCAAGCACGCGGCTACCGCGCCGGCGCGCTGTTGCTGGATGCGGTGCGCTGGTTGCCGCAGTCGCGTCCGCGCGTGTTTGTGATCGCCTTGCGCGCGGATATCGCGCCGCCGCCTGAATTATGCGCCGCCGGGCCGCAATGGCCGCACCCTGCGCCGATTCAGCAAGCCGCCGCCGGTTTGCAGGATTGGATCTGGTGGCGTCTGCCGGCTCCACCGGCGCGCACGCAAGATCTGGCGGATCTGATTGAATGGGATGCACCCTGTCAGCAAGGCGCAGGCGCGGCGCATGATTTGAGCTTGATCGCGCCGGCGCACAAGGCGCGTCTGCAAAGCCTGGGCGATTGTGTGGCGCCGGGGTACAAGCGCACCCGCAACGGGCGCCAGGTGTTGGAATTGCGCTTTGACGGGGTAGCCGGCTGTCTGCGCACGCCGGGCGGCGGCAGCAGCCGGCAATATCTGGTGCTGCAAAAACAAGGCCGCCTGCACAGCCGTTTATTAACTGCGCGTGAAACTGCGCGCTTGATGGGTGCGCCGGAACATTATCAATTGCCAGGCTCTTACAATGCCGCCTACAAGGCGATGGGCGATGCGGTGGCGGCCCCGGTGGCGGCTTGGCTGGCGCAACATCTGTTGCTGCCGCTGGCCCGTTTGCATGAGGCTTGA
- a CDS encoding 2OG-Fe(II) oxygenase, whose amino-acid sequence MQIIHHNEQVFSIPHLLSSAECAGLIRLAEAGGFQEAIVRTASGEQSLPQIRNNQRCLLEHPAWRAQLWARLQQAGLPVLDGAMPAGLPRELRFYKYAPGQRFKMHKDGPWEEDGLRSKLTCLVYLNDDFSGGATDFRQFQIQPETGSALLFVHAVWHEGCVLESGVKYVLRSDVLYAPA is encoded by the coding sequence ATGCAAATCATCCACCACAATGAGCAGGTATTTTCCATTCCGCATTTATTAAGCAGCGCGGAATGCGCCGGATTGATCCGCTTGGCCGAGGCCGGCGGATTTCAAGAGGCGATCGTGCGCACTGCGAGCGGTGAACAATCCTTGCCGCAGATCCGCAATAATCAGCGCTGCCTGTTAGAACATCCCGCCTGGCGCGCGCAACTTTGGGCGCGCTTGCAGCAAGCCGGCCTGCCTGTGCTCGACGGCGCCATGCCGGCAGGTTTGCCGCGTGAGTTGCGCTTTTATAAATATGCGCCGGGACAGCGCTTTAAAATGCATAAAGACGGGCCATGGGAAGAAGATGGTTTGCGCAGCAAACTGACATGTCTGGTGTATTTGAATGATGATTTTTCCGGCGGCGCCACCGATTTCCGCCAATTTCAGATCCAGCCTGAGACTGGCAGCGCCTTGCTGTTTGTGCATGCTGTCTGGCACGAGGGCTGTGTGCTGGAATCCGGGGTGAAATATGTGTTGCGCTCGGATGTGCTGTATGCGCCAGCCTGA
- a CDS encoding VIT domain-containing protein has translation MWRRIVMLLSLCSLAYAGLSLAQSTATRPAGSAQAGATALPAKPNPAVGADLTAPRILPRPPQPPQFISAPGAETPIVLKSLRLQTHIVGGMAHTTADMVFYNPNQRNLEGELQFPLQEQQHIIGFALDIDGKLRAAVPVPKQRGQEIFEEIQREQIDPGLLEMTQGNNFKLRIYPLPPKGQRSVQLRYTENLTRQDQHWSMRMPLGFAQNWQEITLEVHARDLAQAPKVSGAPLAFSAQGRDYMARYEIRGKTAQQEVRLLLPRKNTPQAAVQEFAGQHYFTLEAPIEAKDSKRQLPNQVGILWDSSSSGAKRAHAAELALLDQYFKAAGQAEVSLTLLRDVALDGGSFSVRNGNWDKLRQALERVTYDGASALSAWRSAPQVQEYLLFSDGLRNYGSAPFPILAANQRLYAIQSAASSDSPRLAAWANANRGKLIQLDPAHGAAAAQALLQDGVYLEHVQAQGAGEIVFAERHVQNGMLRIAGKLENAQQGARLQLQLAGSLKHKLEVQIPAAPQAPAHPYAAQQWAQYKMRMLEGDDELHRAQIARLGQQFSIPGRETSLLVLERLEDYLRYEIDGPPELQAALAKLRETARHAKQTQQQAHLQTVLQRFKEKQAWWQKDFPKGDKPAPEKKQALIAEQRVVLTGSRLADRNAAEAASDMQERRRVVTEMPHAAPALSPAPKQASATAKEGAPNAPQISISLKKWKANAPYLTRMKNAKPEHVYAIYLDEKPGLHNSSAFYLDVAELLLEQGQQELGLRVLSNLAEMDLENRALLRILGYRLMQAQQAALALPVFEKVLRLAPHEPQSLRDLALALAQDGQQQRAVDTLNRLVEQKWDVRFPDIELIALAEMNAIIATSKQKIDTRAIDPRLLHNMPLDLRVVMSWDADNSDMDLWVTDPNGEKCDYSQVLTYQGGRMSRDFTQGYGPEEFSLRHAKPGKYRIETNFFGNRQQVLAGATTLNVKLTTGFGTDKQKDQVITLRLREAKDTVFVGEFEVKP, from the coding sequence ATGTGGCGAAGAATAGTGATGTTGTTATCCTTGTGCAGTCTGGCATATGCCGGCCTCAGTCTGGCGCAAAGCACGGCGACGCGTCCCGCTGGCAGCGCGCAGGCGGGCGCAACGGCGCTGCCGGCAAAGCCGAATCCCGCCGTCGGCGCGGATCTTACGGCGCCGCGCATCCTGCCGCGCCCGCCGCAGCCGCCGCAATTCATCAGCGCGCCAGGCGCGGAAACGCCGATTGTCTTAAAAAGCCTGCGCCTGCAAACCCATATTGTGGGCGGCATGGCGCACACCACTGCCGACATGGTGTTTTACAATCCCAACCAACGCAATTTGGAAGGCGAATTGCAATTTCCACTGCAAGAGCAACAGCACATCATCGGCTTTGCGCTCGATATTGATGGCAAGTTGCGCGCCGCCGTGCCGGTACCCAAGCAGCGCGGACAAGAGATTTTTGAGGAAATCCAGCGCGAACAAATCGACCCCGGCCTGCTCGAAATGACGCAGGGCAATAACTTTAAGTTGCGCATCTACCCGCTGCCGCCCAAAGGCCAGCGCAGCGTGCAATTACGCTATACCGAAAATCTGACGCGTCAGGATCAACACTGGAGCATGCGTATGCCGCTCGGCTTTGCGCAAAACTGGCAGGAAATCACACTTGAGGTGCACGCGCGCGATCTGGCGCAAGCGCCCAAGGTCAGCGGCGCACCGCTCGCCTTCAGCGCGCAGGGCCGCGATTATATGGCGCGCTATGAAATCCGGGGCAAGACCGCGCAGCAAGAAGTGCGCCTCCTGCTGCCGCGCAAAAATACGCCGCAAGCCGCCGTGCAGGAATTTGCGGGACAACATTACTTCACCCTCGAAGCGCCAATCGAAGCGAAAGACAGCAAGCGCCAATTGCCGAATCAAGTCGGCATTTTGTGGGACAGCTCAAGCTCCGGCGCCAAGCGCGCGCACGCTGCTGAATTGGCCTTGCTGGATCAGTATTTCAAAGCGGCAGGCCAGGCCGAAGTCAGTTTAACCCTGCTGCGCGATGTGGCCTTGGACGGCGGAAGTTTCAGCGTGCGTAATGGCAATTGGGACAAACTGCGGCAAGCCTTGGAACGCGTGACATACGATGGCGCAAGCGCCTTGAGCGCCTGGCGCAGCGCGCCGCAAGTGCAGGAATATTTATTGTTTTCCGATGGCCTGCGCAATTATGGCAGCGCACCGTTTCCCATCCTGGCGGCAAACCAGCGCTTATATGCGATTCAAAGTGCGGCCAGCAGCGACAGCCCGCGCTTAGCCGCCTGGGCCAACGCCAATCGCGGCAAATTGATCCAGCTCGATCCCGCCCATGGCGCCGCCGCCGCGCAAGCCTTGCTGCAGGACGGCGTTTATCTCGAACATGTCCAAGCCCAGGGCGCCGGCGAAATTGTGTTTGCCGAGCGCCATGTGCAAAACGGCATGTTGCGCATCGCAGGCAAGCTGGAGAATGCGCAACAGGGCGCCCGCTTGCAATTGCAGCTGGCCGGCAGCCTCAAGCACAAGCTGGAAGTACAGATTCCAGCCGCGCCGCAAGCCCCAGCCCATCCCTACGCTGCGCAACAATGGGCGCAATACAAAATGCGCATGCTGGAAGGCGATGATGAATTGCACCGCGCACAAATCGCCCGCCTGGGCCAGCAATTCTCCATCCCGGGGCGCGAAACTTCGCTCTTGGTCTTAGAGCGATTGGAAGATTATCTGCGTTACGAAATCGACGGACCGCCAGAACTGCAAGCCGCACTGGCCAAGCTGCGCGAGACGGCCCGGCATGCCAAGCAAACGCAACAGCAAGCGCATCTGCAAACCGTGTTGCAGCGTTTTAAAGAAAAACAAGCCTGGTGGCAAAAAGATTTTCCTAAAGGTGACAAACCGGCGCCAGAGAAAAAGCAAGCCCTCATAGCGGAACAAAGGGTCGTGCTGACTGGCTCCAGGCTTGCAGATCGCAACGCGGCGGAAGCTGCAAGTGATATGCAGGAGCGTCGGCGCGTGGTCACAGAGATGCCGCACGCGGCGCCGGCATTATCGCCTGCGCCAAAGCAAGCTTCCGCCACCGCGAAAGAGGGTGCGCCAAACGCGCCGCAAATCAGCATCAGCCTGAAAAAATGGAAAGCCAATGCGCCGTATCTGACGCGCATGAAAAACGCCAAGCCGGAACATGTGTACGCCATCTATCTTGATGAAAAACCGGGCTTGCACAACAGCAGCGCGTTTTATCTGGATGTGGCCGAACTCTTATTGGAGCAGGGCCAGCAGGAACTGGGTTTGCGCGTGCTCTCCAATCTGGCCGAAATGGATTTGGAAAACCGCGCCCTGTTGCGCATTTTGGGCTACCGCTTAATGCAGGCCCAGCAAGCAGCATTGGCGCTGCCGGTCTTTGAAAAAGTCTTGCGCTTAGCCCCGCATGAACCGCAATCGTTGCGTGATCTGGCGCTGGCCTTGGCGCAAGATGGCCAGCAGCAGCGTGCGGTGGACACGCTCAACCGCCTGGTGGAGCAGAAATGGGACGTACGTTTTCCGGATATTGAATTGATCGCCTTAGCCGAAATGAACGCCATCATCGCCACCAGCAAACAAAAAATCGACACCCGCGCCATCGACCCGCGCTTATTGCACAATATGCCCTTGGATTTGCGCGTGGTGATGAGCTGGGATGCGGATAACAGCGATATGGATTTATGGGTGACAGATCCGAATGGTGAGAAATGCGATTACTCGCAGGTCTTGACCTACCAGGGCGGGCGCATGTCGCGCGACTTTACCCAAGGTTATGGCCCGGAAGAATTTTCGTTGCGCCACGCCAAACCGGGGAAATACCGCATCGAAACCAATTTCTTTGGTAACCGCCAGCAAGTTTTAGCCGGCGCCACCACCCTGAACGTGAAATTGACCACCGGCTTTGGCACGGATAAGCAAAAAGACCAGGTCATCACCTTGCGCTTGCGTGAGGCGAAAGACACAGTGTTTGTCGGGGAGTTTGAAGTCAAGCCATAA
- a CDS encoding aminotransferase class I/II-fold pyridoxal phosphate-dependent enzyme, translated as MNKTQQQDFQHPVVPAMAVSASYYFENSQAVIDYHQGVGRQARYARYDNFGWELLEQQLAALDGAEAAVVFPSGMAAIFSTILALCGQGDQVIYSSKGYRNISTLCHQHLPRYGIQTCPITPELDHAEAILAQIEAQLNPHTRMVLLEAPSNPHLLLTDIRALRALLPPRCLLVIDSTVATPINLQPLQLGADLVLHSLGKYIGGHTNAMAGSVAGSVALCQTIRALRNVNGAICESANVSRIMAGMQTLNLRMRHLNDCGMQVAHWLEQDKRIRRVFYTGLPSHPHAELAHQLRGHGGLISFELDGDLARTMRFVDAVDIAFMATGFGGVHAFIEQPCIFSYYKQSPAERAAAGISDSLVRLALGLDSAEDVIASLARALDASMRNAMLAHQT; from the coding sequence ATGAATAAGACGCAGCAACAGGATTTTCAGCATCCGGTGGTGCCGGCGATGGCGGTCTCGGCCAGCTATTATTTTGAAAATTCGCAAGCAGTGATTGATTATCACCAGGGTGTGGGGCGGCAGGCGCGCTATGCCCGTTATGACAATTTCGGCTGGGAATTGCTGGAGCAGCAACTGGCGGCGCTCGATGGCGCAGAGGCTGCTGTGGTGTTTCCGAGTGGCATGGCGGCGATTTTCAGCACCATTCTGGCTTTGTGCGGGCAAGGCGATCAGGTGATTTATTCGAGCAAAGGCTATCGCAATATCTCCACGCTGTGCCATCAACATTTGCCCCGCTATGGGATACAAACCTGTCCCATCACACCGGAGCTGGATCATGCCGAAGCGATCCTGGCGCAGATCGAAGCGCAACTTAATCCGCATACGCGCATGGTCTTGCTGGAAGCGCCGAGCAACCCGCATTTGCTGCTGACCGACATCCGCGCCCTGCGCGCCCTGTTGCCGCCGCGCTGCCTGCTGGTGATTGATTCGACCGTGGCCACGCCAATCAATTTACAGCCTTTGCAGCTGGGCGCCGATCTGGTGCTGCACAGTCTGGGCAAGTATATCGGCGGACACACCAACGCCATGGCCGGCAGCGTCGCCGGCAGCGTGGCCTTGTGTCAAACCATCCGCGCCTTGCGCAATGTCAACGGGGCGATTTGCGAATCCGCCAATGTGTCCCGCATCATGGCCGGCATGCAAACCCTGAACTTGCGCATGCGCCATCTGAATGATTGCGGCATGCAGGTGGCGCACTGGCTGGAGCAGGACAAACGCATACGCCGCGTGTTTTACACCGGCCTGCCCTCGCATCCGCATGCAGAACTGGCGCATCAGCTGCGGGGACATGGCGGCTTGATTTCTTTTGAGCTTGACGGCGACCTGGCGCGCACCATGCGTTTTGTCGATGCGGTTGACATCGCTTTCATGGCGACCGGCTTTGGCGGGGTGCATGCCTTCATTGAGCAGCCCTGTATTTTTTCGTATTACAAACAAAGCCCGGCGGAAAGAGCCGCCGCCGGCATCAGCGACAGTCTGGTGCGTTTAGCGCTGGGACTGGACAGCGCAGAGGATGTGATTGCCAGCCTGGCGCGCGCTTTGGATGCTTCAATGCGCAACGCCATGCTGGCGCATCAGACCTGA